In Gorilla gorilla gorilla isolate KB3781 chromosome 12, NHGRI_mGorGor1-v2.1_pri, whole genome shotgun sequence, the following are encoded in one genomic region:
- the LOC129531487 gene encoding LOW QUALITY PROTEIN: ankyrin repeat domain-containing protein SOWAHC-like (The sequence of the model RefSeq protein was modified relative to this genomic sequence to represent the inferred CDS: inserted 1 base in 1 codon) has product MAAGSSGASMDWRGSPGRPSALSQDFLGLCQVGKSLFEHRGFQGFDSFHKSAAFTIPSLKQRYPRHSTGRAELGEGDLSLCTGRSERRGRRKRSPAPPAPTPDAGPAASEDLEPPPHGCQEADRSSSWGATAPRPFCQNLSDLARGSAPPLKRSLCPKGSSLGAPPRRTRQRRVTLAAQRWLSRPRRRRAAGLGELDPAARLTALSLRWGVDSLGGCPRASRPVGHAGLHHLLTCLXQRLALQAGASGHAGQLPQGASAAWEQQGQDEQGYTALHLAAMYLGDGEAASGDLGRQCGHQGLHWEKGLPVCESEHHRDRDPGGSPGRGRRGEHRQQRGWVLEDLKGAPSISSPTNSHTSWKMGVPLHHHHLAEGGPDAKPRIPGRTASGRTNGLKKHRLNKIHFTTQVVHITPSFRDPEQPLEEEE; this is encoded by the exons ATGGCGGCGGGCAGCTCGGGCGCCAGCATGGACTGGCGGGGCTCCCCTGGACGGCCCTCAGCATTGTCCCAGGACTTCCTCGGCCTGTGCCAGGTGGGCAAG TCACTATTTGAACACAGAGGCTTCCAAGGTTTTGATTCTTTCCACAAAAG CGCAGCATTCACCATCCCCTCCCTGAAACAGCGGTACCCGAGGCACTCCACAGGCAGGGCCGAGCTGGGCGAGGGGGATCTCAGCCTCTGCACGGGCCGCTCTGAGCGGCGGGGACGCAGGAAGAGGTCGCCGGCTCCACCCGCCCCTACCCCAGACGCGGGACCTGCGGCCAGCGAGGACCTGGAGCCCCCGCCCCACGGCTGCCAGGAGGCGGACAGGAGCAGTTCCTGGGGGGCTACCGCCCCGAGACCGTTCTGCCAGAACTTGAGCGACTTGGCAAGGGGCAGCGCCCCGCCCCTGAAGAGGAGCCTGTGTCCTAAAGGCAGCAGCCTGGGAGCTCCTCCGAGGAGGACACGGCAGAGGCGAGTGACTCTGGCGGCGCAGCGCTGGCTTTCCCGTCCGCGGAGGAGGAGAGCTGCGGGGCTGGGTGAGCTGGACCCAGCAGCACGGCTGACTGCTCTCAGCCTCCGATGGGGAGTGGACAGCTTAGGGGGTTGCCCCCGTGCCAGCCGGCCTGTTGGCCACGCTGGGCTTCATCACCTCCTCACTTGCC CACAGCGCCTAGCACTGCAGGCTGGAGCTTCTGGCCATGCTGGTCAACTTCCCCAAGGAGCCTCCGCTGCCTGGGAACAGCAAGGCCAGGACGAGCAGGGCTACACCGCCCTGCACTTGGCAGCCATGTACCTTGGAGATGGTGAAGCTGCTAGTGGGGACCTAGGACGCCAATGTGGACATCAGGGACTACATTGGGAAAAGGGCCTCCCAGTATGTGAGTCAGAGCATCACAGAGATCGAGACCCTGGTGGGAGTCCTGGACGAGGACGACGGGGAGAACACCGCCAGCAGCGAGGGTGGGTACTGGAAGATTTAAAAGGTGCCCCCTCCATCTCGTCACCTACAAACTCCCACACGTCCTGGAAGATGGGGGTCCCTCTTCACCATCACCACTTGGCTGAAGGTGGTCCAGACGCGAAGCCAAGGATTCCAGGGCGCACAGCCTCGGGCAGGACTAATGGACTTAAAAAACACAGGCTCAACAAAATCCACTTCACAACCCAGGTGGTTCACATCACACCCTCTTTCAGGGACCCAGAGCAGCCACTGGAAGAGGAGGAGTAG